Proteins from a genomic interval of Arthrobacter sp. CAN_C5:
- the argS gene encoding arginine--tRNA ligase — protein MTPEELSAAISSCLKDAVVAGEFDIELPSEVRVERPRSREHGDWATNIALQLSKQAGMNPREFAQILSGRLEQIDGVKTVAIAGPGFLNITLDAAAAGELARSIVEAGDTYGNSGLMADTRINLEFVSANPTGPIHLGGTRWAAVGDALARLFQSQGAAVTREYYFNDHGAQVERFARSLWASAKGEPSPEDGYGGAYIDDIAARVLVLDPAILDLPQDESVERFRELGVDLMFGDIKTSLHDFGVDFDVYFHEHSLFEEGFVEGLLEKLKTSGNLYLEDGAWWLRSTEFGDDKDRVVIKSDGAPAYIAGDIGYFVNKRRRGFDLNIIMLGADHHGYVARLKAAAAALGDDPDTVEVLIGQMVNLMKDGVPVRMSKRAGTVVTLEDLVDAVGVDAARYTLARFSADSNIDIDLDLLTRRTNDNPVFYVQYAHARTHAVERNAVAAGVDTSAFDASELSHPTEGELLAALGQFPGMVAQAAAFREPHRVARHIEVIAGTYHRWYDACRIAPLGEEPVTDLHRTRLWLNNATQQVLANGLGLLGVSAPERM, from the coding sequence GTGACTCCTGAAGAACTCTCTGCTGCCATCTCCTCATGCCTCAAAGACGCCGTCGTTGCTGGCGAATTCGACATCGAGCTTCCCTCTGAGGTCCGGGTGGAGCGACCCAGGAGCCGCGAGCACGGGGACTGGGCCACCAACATCGCCCTCCAGCTGTCCAAGCAGGCGGGAATGAACCCCCGGGAGTTCGCCCAGATCCTGAGCGGGCGCCTGGAGCAGATTGACGGCGTCAAGACCGTCGCGATCGCAGGTCCGGGCTTTCTCAACATCACCCTCGATGCCGCCGCCGCCGGTGAACTTGCCCGGTCAATCGTCGAAGCCGGCGACACCTACGGCAACAGCGGGCTGATGGCTGACACCAGGATCAACCTGGAGTTCGTCTCGGCGAACCCCACGGGTCCCATCCACCTGGGCGGCACCCGGTGGGCGGCCGTCGGCGATGCGCTGGCCCGGCTGTTCCAGTCCCAGGGTGCAGCGGTAACCCGTGAGTACTACTTCAACGATCATGGCGCCCAGGTAGAGCGCTTCGCCCGGTCCCTGTGGGCCAGCGCCAAGGGCGAGCCATCGCCGGAGGACGGCTACGGCGGCGCCTATATCGACGACATTGCAGCCCGCGTACTGGTTCTCGACCCTGCCATCCTTGACCTGCCGCAGGACGAGTCGGTCGAGCGGTTCCGTGAGCTGGGTGTCGATCTGATGTTCGGCGACATCAAGACATCGCTCCATGACTTCGGCGTCGACTTCGACGTGTACTTCCACGAACACTCGCTCTTCGAGGAGGGGTTCGTCGAGGGTTTGCTGGAGAAGTTGAAGACCTCGGGGAACCTGTACCTCGAGGACGGCGCCTGGTGGCTGCGGTCCACCGAGTTCGGCGACGACAAGGACCGGGTGGTCATCAAGTCCGACGGCGCTCCCGCCTACATCGCCGGCGACATCGGCTACTTCGTCAACAAGCGCCGCCGGGGCTTCGACCTGAACATCATCATGCTCGGTGCAGACCACCATGGCTACGTCGCCCGCCTCAAGGCTGCAGCGGCGGCCCTCGGCGATGACCCCGACACGGTCGAGGTGCTGATCGGCCAGATGGTCAACCTGATGAAGGACGGTGTCCCGGTCCGGATGTCCAAGCGGGCGGGCACCGTTGTCACCCTCGAAGACCTGGTCGACGCCGTCGGCGTGGATGCCGCCCGGTACACCCTGGCGCGCTTCTCGGCCGACTCGAACATCGACATCGACCTTGACCTGCTCACCCGGCGGACCAACGACAACCCGGTGTTCTACGTGCAGTACGCGCACGCCCGGACCCATGCCGTGGAGCGCAACGCCGTAGCCGCCGGAGTGGACACCAGTGCTTTCGACGCCTCCGAACTCAGCCACCCCACCGAGGGCGAGCTGCTGGCGGCGCTCGGCCAGTTCCCCGGCATGGTGGCGCAGGCCGCCGCGTTCAGGGAACCGCACCGGGTGGCCCGCCACATCGAGGTCATCGCCGGCACCTATCACCGCTGGTACGACGCGTGCCGGATCGCGCCGCTGGGCGAGGAACCGGTCACCGATCTGCACCGCACCCGGCTCTGGCTGAACAACGCCACGCAGCAGGTTCTCGCCAACGGTCTGGGCCTGCTCGGCGTCTCGGCACCGGAGCGGATGTGA
- a CDS encoding homoserine dehydrogenase: protein MSPVTDSNSPALSTLKVALLGCGNVGSQVARILLEDADALAARTGARLELTGIAVRNIDAPRDVDLPRELFTTDAEALVEGADIVIELMGGIEPARSLILRSIEHGATVVSGNKALLALDGPTLYEKADAARVQLSYEAAVAGAIPILRPIRDSLSGDRITRVLGIVNGTTNFILDQMDTTGAQFDDALAEAQRLGYAEADPTADVEGHDAAAKGAILASLSFHTRFALEDVYCEGITKVTADDIAAAKDAGFVIKLLAIAELLPRDDADGAGSQGVSVRVHPTLLPRDHPLAAVHGAFNAVFIEAENAGELMFYGQGAGGTPTASAVLGDVVSAARRMVLGGPGRTETTTGHVPSMTIDSVKTSYSIGLDVADQPGVLARIAQLFAEQGVSIETMRQNIHPTGTPGEATAELRIVTHRATEAALATTVQHIQDLAVINSVTSVLRVEGA, encoded by the coding sequence ATTTCACCCGTTACAGACTCGAATTCACCCGCCCTTTCGACACTGAAGGTTGCGCTGCTGGGCTGCGGCAACGTCGGCTCGCAGGTGGCGCGGATCCTTCTTGAAGATGCCGACGCGCTGGCCGCACGGACCGGTGCACGGCTGGAGCTGACCGGCATTGCGGTCCGGAATATCGACGCCCCGCGGGACGTCGACCTGCCGCGCGAACTCTTCACCACCGATGCCGAGGCGCTGGTGGAAGGCGCCGACATCGTGATTGAACTGATGGGGGGCATCGAGCCTGCGCGGTCCCTGATCTTGCGCTCCATTGAGCACGGCGCCACGGTGGTCAGCGGCAACAAGGCGCTGCTGGCGCTCGACGGGCCCACCCTCTATGAGAAGGCCGATGCGGCCAGGGTCCAACTGTCCTACGAGGCCGCGGTGGCTGGCGCCATCCCGATCCTGCGCCCCATCCGGGACAGCCTCTCCGGCGACCGCATCACCCGGGTGCTCGGAATCGTCAACGGCACCACCAACTTCATCCTCGACCAGATGGACACTACCGGCGCGCAGTTCGACGACGCCCTGGCCGAAGCCCAACGGCTCGGTTATGCCGAAGCGGACCCCACGGCGGACGTCGAGGGGCACGACGCCGCGGCGAAGGGTGCCATCCTGGCCTCGCTGTCCTTCCACACCCGGTTCGCCCTGGAAGATGTCTACTGCGAGGGCATCACAAAGGTGACCGCCGACGATATTGCGGCCGCCAAGGATGCCGGTTTTGTGATCAAGCTGCTGGCCATCGCCGAACTCCTGCCCCGGGACGACGCCGACGGCGCCGGCTCCCAGGGCGTCAGCGTCCGGGTGCACCCCACCCTGCTGCCCCGGGATCATCCGCTGGCTGCTGTCCATGGCGCGTTCAACGCCGTCTTCATCGAAGCTGAAAACGCTGGCGAACTGATGTTTTACGGCCAGGGGGCCGGTGGCACCCCTACCGCCTCGGCGGTGCTGGGCGACGTCGTCAGCGCGGCACGACGGATGGTGCTCGGCGGCCCCGGACGCACCGAAACCACCACCGGGCATGTGCCCTCGATGACTATCGACTCCGTGAAGACCAGCTACTCGATCGGCCTCGATGTCGCGGATCAGCCAGGTGTGCTGGCCCGGATCGCCCAACTGTTCGCCGAGCAGGGCGTCTCGATCGAGACCATGCGGCAGAATATCCATCCAACAGGCACGCCGGGGGAGGCCACCGCTGAACTGCGCATTGTCACCCACCGTGCCACCGAGGCGGCCCTCGCCACGACCGTTCAACATATCCAGGACCTCGCCGTGATCAACTCGGTGACGAGCGTCCTTCGAGTGGAAGGAGCCTAA
- the thrC gene encoding threonine synthase: protein MAHQWRGVIREYADRLPVTESTEVITLGEGGTPLVPAKALSELTGSQVFLKVEGMNPTGSFKDRGMTMAITAAIEAGAKAVVCASTGNTSASAAAYATQAGITCAVLVPDGKISMGKLSQAIAHGAELLQVNGNFDNCLDVARKLAEAYPVFLVNSVNPARIEGQKTGAFEVVDVLGDAPDYHLLPVGNAGNITAYWKGYKEYSEPYSNPHLIGDSTVLAPVSTKRPIMWGFQAEGASPLVKGHPVTEPDTLATAIRIGNPASWDQAIAARDESGGIIEAVTDEEILDAHRWLSAREGVFVEPASAAGVAGLLKKHAAGEAPVGKTIVITVTGHGLKDPQWALKAADGSDVEPTKVDFDVVSVATALGLEDAAGE, encoded by the coding sequence GTGGCTCACCAATGGCGCGGCGTTATCCGCGAGTACGCCGACCGTCTGCCCGTCACCGAGTCCACTGAGGTCATCACCCTCGGTGAGGGCGGGACCCCTCTGGTTCCGGCCAAGGCGCTCTCCGAACTGACGGGCTCCCAGGTCTTCCTCAAGGTCGAGGGGATGAACCCGACCGGATCCTTCAAGGACCGGGGAATGACCATGGCGATCACCGCTGCGATCGAGGCCGGTGCCAAGGCAGTGGTGTGCGCCTCGACCGGAAACACCTCAGCCTCCGCCGCGGCGTACGCCACCCAGGCGGGCATCACCTGCGCCGTTCTGGTACCGGACGGCAAGATCTCAATGGGCAAACTGAGTCAGGCCATCGCTCACGGGGCAGAACTGCTACAGGTCAACGGCAACTTCGACAACTGCCTCGACGTCGCCCGCAAGCTCGCCGAGGCGTACCCGGTTTTCCTGGTGAACTCAGTCAATCCGGCGCGGATCGAAGGCCAGAAGACCGGGGCCTTCGAAGTTGTTGATGTCCTCGGCGACGCCCCCGACTATCACCTGCTCCCGGTCGGCAATGCCGGCAATATCACTGCGTACTGGAAGGGCTATAAGGAGTACTCGGAGCCCTACTCCAACCCCCACCTCATCGGCGACAGCACGGTGCTCGCGCCCGTCTCCACCAAACGGCCCATCATGTGGGGCTTCCAGGCGGAGGGCGCCTCGCCGCTGGTCAAGGGACACCCGGTGACCGAGCCCGATACCCTTGCCACGGCCATCCGGATTGGCAACCCTGCCTCCTGGGACCAGGCGATTGCCGCCCGGGACGAGTCCGGGGGCATCATCGAAGCAGTCACCGACGAGGAAATCCTCGACGCGCACCGCTGGTTGTCCGCACGCGAAGGTGTCTTCGTGGAGCCGGCCTCCGCAGCCGGAGTTGCCGGGTTGTTGAAAAAGCATGCGGCCGGAGAGGCACCGGTCGGCAAGACCATCGTCATCACTGTGACCGGCCACGGCCTCAAGGATCCGCAGTGGGCGCTGAAAGCCGCCGACGGATCGGACGTCGAGCCCACGAAGGTTGATTTCGACGTCGTCAGCGTCGCCACCGCGCTGGGACTCGAGGACGCTGCGGGTGAGTGA
- a CDS encoding YafY family protein: MLETSARLLQLLSLLQLRREWTGSALADRMDVTERTVRRDIGKLRTLGYPIHASPGVAGGYQLGAGAQLPPLLLDDDEALAVALGLSAVTASPVAGIGEASVRALTKLEQVLPGRLRPRFAGLRNAVTRMAAVSTPVRPEILTALSAAITERRTVVFRYARQDGESSRRIVEPYRLVDTGRRWYLVAWDATREDWRTFRVDRCQSVPAQRDRFAPRPLPARDLALYVQQSITRSPYKYDVVVRLAGNIADVSQKISPDTAELQSDGDGHTIMRAGFDSLDWPLMHLVALELDFEILDPPQMRERARLAAARLSRAAGD; the protein is encoded by the coding sequence GTGTTGGAAACCTCGGCCCGGCTGCTGCAATTACTGTCGCTGCTTCAGCTGCGCCGTGAATGGACCGGCTCCGCCCTGGCCGACAGGATGGATGTCACCGAGCGGACCGTTCGACGCGATATTGGCAAGCTCCGCACCCTGGGCTACCCCATTCACGCCTCCCCGGGTGTCGCCGGCGGCTACCAGCTCGGGGCAGGTGCCCAGTTGCCCCCGCTGCTGCTCGACGACGACGAAGCACTGGCCGTCGCCCTCGGCCTCAGCGCCGTCACCGCAAGCCCCGTGGCGGGCATCGGCGAAGCCTCCGTGCGTGCGCTCACCAAACTGGAACAGGTCCTGCCGGGCCGGCTGCGCCCCCGGTTCGCCGGTCTGCGCAACGCCGTCACCCGGATGGCCGCGGTCAGTACCCCGGTGCGGCCCGAGATTCTCACGGCACTCTCCGCGGCGATCACCGAGCGTCGCACAGTCGTGTTCAGGTATGCCCGCCAGGACGGTGAATCGTCGCGCCGGATCGTTGAACCCTACCGGCTGGTGGACACCGGTCGGCGCTGGTATCTGGTGGCCTGGGATGCCACCCGTGAGGACTGGCGGACGTTCCGGGTGGACCGCTGTCAGAGCGTCCCCGCCCAGCGGGACCGCTTTGCCCCCCGGCCGCTGCCTGCCCGGGACCTCGCACTGTACGTCCAGCAATCAATTACCCGGTCACCCTACAAGTACGACGTCGTGGTCCGGCTCGCCGGGAACATCGCCGACGTCTCGCAGAAGATCTCACCGGACACGGCTGAACTCCAGAGCGACGGAGACGGCCACACGATCATGCGGGCTGGATTCGATTCGCTCGATTGGCCCCTGATGCACCTGGTAGCGCTGGAACTGGACTTCGAGATCCTGGATCCGCCGCAGATGCGTGAGCGCGCCCGGCTGGCAGCGGCCCGGCTGAGTAGGGCAGCCGGGGACTGA
- the lysA gene encoding diaminopimelate decarboxylase — MGPEEMRLTAAVPSAASPLAPPWLSYPDDVNRLDPALWAQDVARPGEELSIGGLTVSALAEEFGTPLFVVSEDDFRARARSFKDAFDAAFADLCGGVDVYYAGKSFLCTEIAHWGAEEGLRLDTCSAGELAIAMRAGIPGEHLSLHGNNKSDAALRRALDLNVGRIVVDSLPELEQVAALATSLGTTANVMLRLTPGVHASTHEFIATAHEDQKFGLSLAGGPAGPGTGDVASSPAAQAVAAALGHESVNLLGVHCHIGSQIFEPEGFELAARRLLAFLGKVRDLHGRELPELDLGGGYGIAYTEVDAPRPPAEIASAMADVVRSTCAELGLAVPRISIEPGRAIVGSTTFTLYTAGITKTVRVDVDGDTQPRRYVSVDGGMSDNPRPVLYDANYSAALASRTSGAAPVLSRVVGMHCESGDIVVRDVYLPEDTGAGDLLAVPGTGAYCWALSSNYNWVGRPPVVAVRDGQARLIVRGETENDILARDITRTTN; from the coding sequence ATGGGACCCGAAGAGATGCGCCTGACCGCTGCCGTCCCATCCGCGGCCTCGCCGCTGGCCCCTCCATGGCTGAGCTATCCCGACGACGTCAACCGGCTCGACCCTGCCCTCTGGGCGCAGGACGTCGCCCGCCCGGGCGAGGAACTCTCCATCGGTGGGCTCACGGTCAGCGCCCTCGCCGAAGAGTTCGGCACCCCGCTGTTCGTCGTGTCCGAGGACGACTTCCGGGCACGGGCCCGCAGCTTCAAGGACGCGTTCGACGCCGCCTTCGCAGACCTGTGCGGGGGAGTGGATGTCTACTACGCTGGCAAATCGTTCCTCTGCACCGAGATTGCGCATTGGGGAGCCGAGGAGGGGTTGCGCCTGGACACCTGCTCGGCCGGCGAGCTGGCGATCGCTATGCGGGCCGGCATTCCCGGCGAGCACCTGAGCCTGCACGGGAACAACAAGTCCGACGCAGCCCTCCGCCGGGCGCTGGACCTGAACGTGGGCCGCATCGTGGTGGACAGCCTGCCCGAGCTGGAGCAGGTTGCCGCCCTCGCTACCTCCCTCGGCACCACCGCGAACGTGATGCTCCGGCTCACCCCGGGCGTGCACGCGTCCACGCACGAATTCATTGCCACCGCTCACGAGGACCAGAAGTTTGGCTTGTCCCTCGCCGGTGGGCCCGCGGGCCCGGGCACTGGCGACGTAGCCTCCTCCCCGGCAGCGCAGGCAGTCGCGGCGGCGCTGGGTCACGAGTCGGTCAACCTGCTGGGCGTCCACTGCCATATTGGTTCGCAGATCTTCGAGCCCGAGGGCTTTGAGCTCGCCGCCCGCAGGCTGCTTGCCTTCCTCGGAAAGGTCCGCGACCTGCATGGGCGGGAACTGCCCGAGCTGGATCTGGGCGGCGGCTACGGGATCGCGTACACCGAGGTTGACGCTCCCCGCCCGCCAGCCGAGATTGCCTCGGCGATGGCCGACGTCGTGCGCTCCACCTGCGCGGAACTCGGCCTGGCCGTGCCCAGGATCTCGATTGAGCCGGGCCGGGCGATCGTCGGGTCAACCACTTTTACCCTGTACACGGCCGGTATCACCAAAACGGTCAGGGTCGACGTCGACGGCGACACCCAGCCGCGGCGTTACGTTTCGGTGGATGGAGGGATGAGCGATAACCCCCGCCCGGTCCTCTACGACGCCAATTACTCAGCGGCCCTTGCGTCGCGGACATCCGGGGCGGCCCCCGTGCTGTCACGGGTGGTCGGGATGCACTGCGAAAGCGGCGACATCGTGGTCCGTGACGTCTATCTGCCGGAGGACACCGGTGCGGGCGACCTGCTGGCCGTCCCCGGGACGGGCGCCTACTGCTGGGCGCTGTCGAGTAACTACAACTGGGTCGGGAGACCTCCCGTCGTGGCCGTCCGGGATGGGCAGGCACGGCTGATCGTGCGCGGCGAGACCGAGAACGACATCCTGGCCCGTGACATCACTCGCACCACCAACTGA
- the hrpA gene encoding ATP-dependent RNA helicase HrpA yields the protein MALKISYPPELPVSERRADIMAAIAANQVTIIAGETGSGKTTQIPKMCVELGLAEHGLIGHTQPRRLAARTVAERIAEELDVTVGAEVGFQVRFTGEVSRRTKIKLMTDGILLAEIQHDRLLKKYSTIIIDEAHERSLNIDFILGYLKRILPQRPDLKLIITSATIDPERFAAHFAADEAVSVKQPAPIIEVSGRTYPVEIRYRPLSQPAGEADDSADPGDQEEDRDPLDAVCDAVDELATEAPGDILVFFSGEREIRDAADALRARVQVNPRLKGTDILPLFARLSLQEQHRVFRPSGPGRRIILATNVAETSLTVPGIKYVIDTGTARISRYSHRTKVQRLPIERVSQASANQRSGRCGRVSDGIAIRLYSQEDFDARRPFTDPEILRTNLAAVILQMSAMGVTRGPKDVADFPFVEPPDSKAINDGVTLLKELGALEPSGSISKVGRKLAQLPVDPRLGRMIVEAGERGCAKEVMVLAAALTIQDPRERPQADQGAKLQTATAMHKRFLDENSDFTGYLNLWRYLQEQQKELSSTQFRKLCRNEFINYLRVREWQDLFAQLRQLAKPLGITLSPDPVDPVGNDTPIHISLLAGLLSHIGLYDQRKREYAGARGTRFAVFPGSALFKKSPDWVMAAELVETSRLWARVAAKFDPLWAEEVAPHLVKRSYSEPHWSRKMGAVMAHEKVTLYGVPIVPQRRVNYGRIDREVAREMFIRHALVEGDWKTHHKFFHRNKARLAEIEELENRLRRRDLMVDDETLFEFYDSRVGPEVVSERHFDSWWKDTRHRQPELLDFLPGDVLAEDDLDESAFPKTWHQGGFDLPLSYEFSPGVQGASDGVTVQIPVVFLNQLEARPFHWQIPGLRVELVTALIKSLPKQVRKNFIPAPDVARSAVAALNTDFDPDRDDLEQSLELALRRLKGHIIAPGSWNRAVLPEHLLMTFQVVDGQGKILDEGTDLTALQERLAPQTRRAIAESLGATPSTTRPAKAPARVQARAAVNGSPTDSSPTNGSPTDSSPTDIGITERSGLTAWTIGDMPRQVTRLVNGHTVTGYPALSDEGTAVGVSVFPNPAEQEASMRDGVIRLLAVRVPSPAKYVLEHLSNAEKLTFTQNPHGSVAGLIGDCTLAAVDKLTPESLPWTEAEFSSLYETVRAELIDTVFTVTATVEKILSSTRRIEKQLKGTTSLALITALNDVRSQLEQLVYPGFVAKTGYTQLSHLPRYLTGIETRIAKLAGNVQRDSLGTAVVQRLEDEYDDAVAALVPGGRKTPPALLRVRWMLEELRISLFAQELGTAYTVSEKRIRAAIGEAMAAQRAGVGTAG from the coding sequence ATGGCACTGAAAATCTCCTATCCCCCCGAACTCCCGGTTTCCGAGCGCCGCGCCGACATCATGGCCGCGATCGCCGCCAACCAGGTGACGATCATCGCTGGCGAGACCGGCTCCGGCAAGACCACCCAGATCCCCAAGATGTGCGTGGAACTGGGGCTCGCGGAGCATGGGCTGATCGGCCACACCCAGCCCCGCCGGCTGGCGGCCCGCACCGTCGCCGAACGGATTGCCGAGGAACTCGATGTCACGGTGGGAGCGGAGGTCGGTTTCCAGGTCCGGTTCACCGGGGAGGTCAGCCGCCGCACGAAGATCAAGCTGATGACTGACGGCATCCTGCTCGCGGAGATCCAGCACGACCGGCTGCTGAAGAAATACAGCACCATCATCATCGATGAGGCCCACGAGCGGAGCCTCAACATCGACTTCATCCTCGGGTATCTGAAGCGGATCCTCCCCCAGCGCCCCGACCTGAAACTCATCATCACCTCCGCCACCATCGATCCGGAGCGCTTCGCCGCGCACTTCGCTGCCGATGAAGCCGTGAGCGTCAAGCAGCCGGCGCCCATTATCGAGGTCTCGGGCCGCACCTACCCGGTGGAGATCAGGTACCGTCCGCTTAGCCAACCGGCCGGCGAGGCAGACGACAGCGCCGACCCCGGGGACCAGGAGGAGGACCGCGACCCGCTCGATGCGGTGTGTGACGCCGTCGACGAACTCGCCACGGAAGCACCCGGGGACATCCTGGTGTTCTTCTCCGGCGAACGCGAGATCCGGGACGCCGCCGACGCCCTTCGCGCCCGGGTGCAGGTCAACCCCAGGCTCAAGGGCACTGATATCCTGCCATTGTTCGCCAGGTTGTCGCTGCAGGAACAGCACCGGGTCTTCCGTCCCTCCGGTCCAGGCCGCCGCATCATCCTGGCCACGAACGTCGCGGAGACCTCGCTGACCGTCCCGGGCATCAAGTACGTCATCGATACCGGTACCGCCCGGATCTCCCGGTACTCGCACCGCACCAAGGTGCAGCGGCTACCGATCGAGCGAGTGTCGCAGGCCTCGGCGAACCAGCGCTCCGGGCGCTGCGGCCGGGTGTCGGATGGCATCGCCATCCGGTTGTATTCCCAGGAAGACTTCGACGCCCGCCGCCCGTTCACCGATCCCGAGATCCTGCGCACCAACCTGGCGGCCGTCATCCTGCAGATGAGCGCGATGGGCGTCACCCGCGGCCCCAAAGATGTCGCCGACTTCCCCTTCGTCGAACCACCGGACTCCAAGGCCATCAACGACGGCGTGACCCTGCTCAAGGAGCTCGGTGCCCTCGAACCGTCCGGCAGCATTTCGAAGGTCGGCCGGAAGCTCGCGCAGCTCCCGGTGGATCCGCGCCTGGGCCGGATGATCGTCGAGGCCGGCGAGCGGGGGTGCGCCAAGGAAGTGATGGTGCTCGCCGCGGCCCTGACCATCCAGGACCCCCGGGAACGCCCGCAGGCCGACCAGGGCGCCAAGCTGCAAACCGCCACGGCGATGCACAAGCGGTTCCTGGATGAGAACTCCGACTTCACCGGCTACCTGAACCTCTGGCGGTACCTGCAGGAGCAGCAGAAGGAACTCTCCTCGACCCAGTTCCGCAAGCTGTGCCGCAACGAGTTCATCAATTACCTGCGGGTGCGCGAGTGGCAGGACCTGTTTGCCCAGCTCCGGCAGCTGGCGAAACCGCTGGGGATCACGCTGTCTCCTGACCCAGTGGATCCGGTGGGCAACGACACCCCGATTCACATCAGCCTGCTCGCCGGGCTGCTCAGCCACATTGGACTCTATGACCAGCGCAAGCGCGAGTACGCCGGTGCGCGGGGTACCCGGTTCGCGGTCTTCCCCGGCAGCGCCCTCTTCAAGAAGTCGCCGGACTGGGTGATGGCTGCCGAACTGGTTGAAACCTCCCGTCTCTGGGCCCGGGTCGCCGCGAAGTTCGACCCGCTGTGGGCGGAAGAGGTGGCGCCTCACCTGGTCAAGCGCAGTTACAGCGAGCCACACTGGTCCCGCAAGATGGGCGCGGTGATGGCCCATGAAAAGGTGACCCTCTACGGCGTTCCGATCGTCCCTCAGCGCCGGGTCAACTATGGGCGGATCGACCGCGAGGTTGCCCGCGAGATGTTTATCAGGCATGCCCTGGTTGAAGGTGACTGGAAAACCCACCATAAGTTCTTCCACCGCAACAAGGCACGCCTCGCGGAAATCGAGGAGCTGGAGAACAGGCTGCGCCGTCGTGACCTGATGGTCGACGACGAGACCCTGTTCGAGTTCTACGACTCCCGGGTGGGACCCGAGGTGGTCTCCGAACGGCACTTCGACTCCTGGTGGAAGGACACCCGCCACCGTCAGCCGGAACTCCTGGACTTCCTTCCCGGCGATGTGCTCGCCGAGGATGACCTTGACGAGTCTGCCTTCCCCAAGACCTGGCATCAGGGAGGGTTCGACCTGCCGCTGAGCTACGAGTTCTCCCCCGGTGTCCAGGGCGCCTCAGACGGCGTCACGGTCCAGATCCCCGTGGTGTTCCTGAACCAGCTCGAGGCGAGGCCATTCCACTGGCAGATCCCGGGGCTGCGGGTGGAACTGGTTACCGCGCTGATCAAGTCACTGCCGAAACAGGTGCGCAAGAACTTCATTCCCGCACCCGATGTGGCACGGAGTGCCGTTGCAGCACTCAACACCGACTTTGACCCCGACCGGGACGATCTGGAGCAGTCGCTGGAACTTGCGTTGCGGCGGTTGAAGGGACACATCATCGCACCCGGTTCCTGGAACCGCGCCGTCCTGCCTGAGCACCTCCTGATGACCTTCCAGGTGGTGGACGGCCAGGGCAAAATCCTCGACGAGGGCACCGACCTGACCGCGCTGCAGGAACGGTTGGCACCACAGACACGCCGCGCGATCGCCGAGTCCCTGGGTGCCACGCCGTCCACCACCCGGCCAGCGAAGGCTCCAGCGCGGGTTCAGGCGCGGGCCGCCGTGAACGGCTCACCGACAGACAGCTCACCCACAAACGGCTCACCGACAGACAGCTCACCCACAGACATTGGGATCACCGAGCGGTCCGGCCTTACCGCCTGGACCATCGGTGACATGCCCCGGCAGGTCACCCGGTTGGTGAATGGCCACACCGTGACCGGGTACCCGGCACTGTCCGACGAGGGCACCGCCGTCGGGGTGTCGGTCTTCCCCAACCCCGCGGAGCAGGAAGCATCGATGCGCGACGGGGTCATCCGCCTCCTCGCGGTCCGCGTCCCGAGCCCGGCCAAGTACGTCCTGGAGCATCTCAGCAATGCGGAGAAGCTCACGTTCACGCAGAACCCCCACGGCAGCGTCGCGGGACTGATCGGGGACTGCACCCTGGCGGCCGTCGACAAGCTCACCCCGGAGTCCCTGCCCTGGACCGAGGCCGAATTCAGTTCCCTCTACGAGACTGTCAGGGCCGAACTCATCGACACTGTCTTCACCGTCACGGCCACCGTGGAAAAGATCCTCTCCAGCACCCGGCGGATCGAGAAACAGCTCAAGGGGACCACCAGCCTCGCCCTGATCACTGCACTAAATGATGTGCGGAGCCAGCTGGAACAGCTGGTGTACCCCGGCTTCGTCGCGAAAACGGGCTACACCCAGCTCAGCCATCTGCCCCGGTACCTGACCGGCATCGAGACCCGGATCGCCAAGCTGGCTGGCAATGTCCAGCGCGATTCCCTCGGGACGGCGGTGGTGCAGCGGCTGGAAGATGAGTACGACGACGCCGTCGCTGCCCTCGTGCCGGGCGGACGGAAAACCCCGCCCGCACTGTTGCGGGTGCGCTGGATGCTCGAGGAACTGCGGATCAGCCTGTTCGCGCAAGAACTCGGGACCGCCTACACCGTCTCGGAGAAGCGGATCCGCGCCGCGATCGGCGAGGCGATGGCGGCGCAGCGGGCCGGGGTGGGCACCGCCGGCTAG